CTGTCAGGTAAGGTGGCGAGAACTTCTGCTAGGTGGGCCGTGCGTTTCGTGAATTAATGTGCTTCCGTGGATTGTTTGGATTTTTCCCGTAGCTGTACCATCACTGTATACACGGCATACGGTACGACTTCCTGTGCGCCAACTACACGGCCTTCGACCAGAAGACCTTCATCTGCCATTTTGCGTCGGAGGTGGACTGCAAGAACTCGCCCAAATACTGGTTCCGGTAAGTGGTGTAGGTGAGGTTGGAGATTTGGCACTAGAAAtaatgttgttgctttgtacATTTCACAGCAATGAGCCATTGTATAAGGCGACCACGACAACAACGGTAAAACCACCGCCGACAACTTCAACCACAGCCGCCCCGACGACGGTTCCTACGCGGCCGAAACCACTGCGCAAACCGGTCCGCAGAAGGCGTCCGCAGGTggactactactactacgacGAGGACTACGAGGAGGATTACTACGAGGAGCGTAACCGGCGTCGCAAGAACCGTCCACGCAACCGACGTCCGCTGTACGATGATTACGAGGACGATGAGCGGTTCGAACGGGTGCGCTACCGGGAACGGGAACGTGATCGCGACGAGGAAGAAGATGAATACGAGGATCGTCGACCGTACCGGATGAAGACACGCACCCGCACCGGAGCCGAACGACGGCCGGTGCTGGAGGATGATCGCCGGTACTACGACGATCGGCGCCGTGATCGTGATCGACGCCCGGTGGCAGATGATCGTAGACGCCCGGTACCATTGGATgagatggaagaaaaacgtCCAGCGATGATGAGCGAACGAAGGCGCGTACCAAGACCAACGGCCGATCGGCGCCCAGCGGGTGATGATCGTCGTTCGTTTCCGGCGGACGCCGAAAGTCGACGGGGCTCGGTAGCGGATGAGCGAAAGGTACCAGCGAAGCGTCCTTTGTACGATGATCGACGCTATCAGGACGAGGAAGAGGACGATTATGACGCACCAGCTCCATCGTCTTACGGTGGTGGTCGCCGTGCCTCGGACAAAGGTCGACAGCAGAACGATGTGGTGACGGTGAAACCATCCGGCTCGAGCATTTACGATCGTCCACGGGCTGCACCGCGCATCAACCGTCCCGTGCCGCTGAACGAGAAGAGCAAATACGCGTACGGTAACTCGGATGTGCCGAATGGAAAGACCTCGAAGAGTTCCACCACCGCTGTTCCAGCTGGCGGAGCGGAACCGGAGTACTATGACGAGTACGAGGAGTTACCTGCTCGGCGGGACGATAAGCGCAAGGAGGCGGATGGTGGGAAGCCACCACGACCGAGTGCGTCTTCAGACGTAGTGTACTACGACGATGTGATTGTGGCGAAGGAAGACCTGCCACTCCGGTCGGTGCCGGGGAATGTGCGCAAACCGGAGCAAACGGAGCGTATCAATAGCAGAGACAATTCGGAACTCGCAAAAGGTTCTCGTGGAAATATgaaacatcagcaacagcagcagccacagcaaCAGATTGTGTCCAAACCGAGCCGAAACGTGTTGCCGGAGACGGTCGATCAGGAGGAGGAAGACGCCGAATACGACCTGCCAGTATCACGTCCTGCCGTCATTGCCCGACCGCAGGCGAATCTGTACGGAAACTTCAAGTCGAAGAAACACCAACAACCACAGAGGGAGCAACCGTCGACCGAGAGCGCAAGCACTACGCGTGGTCCGCTACGTTCTACTAAGCGACCATTTCTACCGAGTCGTGGCGGCAATCCTTACCTAGCGCGCGGCCTTCAACCGGTGGGTGTCGGAAAGCAGCCGCTCGTCGTGAAGTCACCTGAACCGGAGAAACCGGCACCGTTTCGGATCGATATCGATGGCACCACTACACCGCAAGCCGCTCCAGGGAAGCGCAATCAACAACAAGCTCCCCCCTCACCCGTTCCACCGCAGCAGGAAGTTGTGAATGTGAAGACACTCGATCAGCTGTACGACGACGAGTACGATGTGACGTTGAACGATGCGCTCAACCCGACGCTGAAGCCGCTGACGCGTAGCGCCCCGCAGAACTTCTTCCGCAACCGGTACGTGCACCAGCCGGACACGGAGTTTGTACCGTTCGAGCCGGCCTACGCACCATCGGAGTTCCGCCGGGCAGCTGTTAGACCACCGACGCCATTGCTGTACCATTCGCCGGTTGCCATCGAGGCCGGTACGTCCTCTTCCTCGCAACGGCGGGGCGCACACGTGTTCGGTACGTACGAGTACTGAGCTGGTGGTCAACTGTCCTTCCGCGAACGTCTCCTTCCCTGTCCACACACCCTTCCCTTCCCGTTTATCCCGCTGGAAAAgatctaatttattttgaaacccaTCTCCCATGCCTAACCGTACCCTTTTCCACCGGACGTCATTTGCCACGTCCGGATAGTGTGCAGCGTTTGAACGGGGGACCTCTTGCGATCCCACCTACCGTTAGTGTGCGTCACTGGTGGAAAACCGCCGCCGAGGAAAACGGCACCAATCAATCGCGCACGTTGTCACTGGATATTTTTGTAAATACTAATGGATGGAAATACTCAAAACATGTAAAGGTGATAATATGTAGTGtggagcagaagaaaaaaaaagcaaacaaatcggaCCATTTATCAAGCACAAAAGGAGGAAATTAAGAAATAACATATTATGAAAGGAAAAAGCTTccacaagagagagagaaaaaaaaacggtgtgaAGTGTGCAATACTGCTGAAACAATACGAAACACACACGGCATTGTATATCGAGAGAAAGCCGAGCGAATAAGTAGTTGCTAAGCAAATGATGAACGTAACTATAAGAGCGAATGGTCATACAAATTGAGAAGTGAACGCAACACATATTTGAAGGTGGTGAGGAAATCGAAATttaatatacacacacaataaaTGACGAGCAAAGGCGTACACGGACACGATGCTAGTGGTGCCTGCTTGAtgtcaccattttttttttgttctttcgatTTATATCAATATGTGTATGTATAGAAAAGTGGCTCCCGTGTACTTTATGGCGAACTCGTTGACTAAATTGAACGGATCGTTAGGGATCGTgaatgatgaagaaaataaaattttcttttatagTAAAGTGTCTGATTCTTCGTGTTCGTTAACTATTATTCTAGAAAATGCAATAGATTTACTTATTACTCAGACTTACTTGACGTGCTGCGGGAGTGCTCATAAAGCGCCTTCGTCTTCGATTCCATTTTCCCGGTCATTCTGGTGAACGCATCAAAGTAATCGAAGAATGTCACCACGCATTATTAAACCAACTCTTCTGACAATATGCAGGacctaaaaaaaatccaagtcTACTAGCCATGGAATACAAAAGTGCATGGTGTCCGAGGCGGATACCAGCACTAGGACTGTGAAGATTTCATCTCCATATCCTATACGAATCAGCGTTAGCGTGGCTGTGAAgttcaaacaaaccaaacatttctccatcaaaacaaatcaacacacTACACCCGCTTCGTGTAATctgcttttttctgtttgtttttatcacagatttattttattaccaaaaaattgcatttgaaaaaacgaaccgaaattgattttcttttagaTGATTTACGctcttgtgtgtgtgggtgtctgtctgtttgtgtgtgagtcaCTGTTGCGATCTGCGATttcgtgtggttttttttatgtttgtttgtttatatgaTTTCGTTTGTCTGGTTGACGACTGGTGCGCTTTCGTATCGCTGATTAAACTATAGGAGATTGTTTTACTTGTGTGAGTGTAAATCGAGCAGAAGCAATCGGAAATGCTCTTTTCTCTGTTCTGTTCACCATTTCAACGTTTTGACATGAGATGGCGTGTACTTCTCCTACCATTCCACCATATACAACATAGAGCGCTTATGATGTGTGAAATgtacaacagtttttttttctgtttttgtttcttctttagccgattttttttttgaaggaATGAATTAAATCGTTTACTGCGGCCAAGATGGTACCGTTCTGTGACTACACCGCGTACTTTAATCTAGCgaaacaaatgtcaaattGAATGTAGTTCTAAGCTAGCCTCTCCTGCACCATCCGCGACCTGTGTCCGGGCCACTAGCCGGTGTTTCGATCTGCACTGCGATAGTTTTAGCGGACATGgtaaatttcttcttctttaaggtattgtttttttgtatgtgtgagagcgtgtgagtgtgttatttttttacaaactttaGTATCGTTTAGTTTTTGTTCAACCGTCAAAGGTTTGAGCTTCATTGCTgctatcaaaaagtatcatcaAGACCCATTTTCACATGTTCCTTCTCCACTGTCTTTAGCCCCTttggttgtttgcttgttCTGCCCTGTACCGCATCGCACCTAATAACCGTCACAGTCGGCAGCAAAGTCTCGCCTGCTTGATGATTATTTGAATTTCTAAGAAAAAACCAACTCAAACCCTCTCAAACCAATTACTTTTACACATTCTTGCACGGTTTGTTCTAGGCAAAAGATGAAATAACATTTggtatgtatgtgtttgtgttgttttgttttgttttatgagtgTCTGCTTAACACCCCGCAACAGCTATGAGAGGTAGACTCTCTTACGTAGGCATGGTAAGATCCATAGGCAAATAGGAGAAAATAGTTGGGCAAGCAATGTATTGTATTACTCTACCCTTTAGTAGCTcgatttatgttgtttttttttgttgttgttgctgtattaCGAAAGTACTTCGCGTTACGGTCTCCTGCACGGTCTTATCCCTCAGTAAatgctttcgtttctttaatGCACAAAACAGTGGCCCAATCaatggggggaggggagaaAACAGGAGCAAACGCACTGTACACACGATAGCAACGGATCACGCCTTGCGTAGTGGGGAATCCATAACAGTTTCTTTTGATTGAGTATGCGAGCGCCCGAAGCGATTGTTACGGTCGTTGAGTAAAATTCTTCCACTAGAAacaacgtaaacaaaaaagaacacagaTTTGTCCCCCTCACCGTCGACGAAAGCACAACAGCGGGCAATGGTTCTTTTGCACTCGTAGCAGATAAATGGTAAGTAGGTATGGTAATAGTATTTATAGCAAAGTTCGTAACTAGATATATGCGCACCCTGTCCCCCAACCGGTTGAATGTACTGTAACGCATCGTACGGATCCGCCGAAATAGAACAGCATGTGCCATATCGGAAGGTAATTAAACATTATCAATAAACAACTGATTCTATCCATTCTTCTCAACAGGTATCTTCTATTCTCGGTAGCAGCGAAACAAACCTAATGGATAAAGCATTGTGTTGGCGAAAAATTCACGTTCGTGTTAGTAGATCAAATGGTAAGAAACTGGGCAAACATGCTGTGACGCCATTTCCGGTAATGCTGCCCACAAACAACTGGTTTGCTGTGTGTCTTTACATCCTGCCATTATTTAGTATGCCTTACGATTAGTTCCGTCAGCTGCTCTAGCATAGTTTTCCTTTACTTAtaacaatgttttgttgttgttgttttccttcaatAAACTCTCGTTGCGTTACgagcgaaagaaagcaaacaagatCGCGATTAATAGTGTGGAAACGTGGATTCGTGTGCACAAAATGGGAAATAAGTGGTTTTCCGGTCTCCCCAATCCTTTCCCATATTCTATAAATTGATCCGGGTTTttcagttgtgtgtgtgtgagtgtatttttCGCTTCGTTTTACTATGCTCGCGTTGGTTGATAGTtcgtttgttgcttctttgACTAAAGTACTGTTTGGTACAATGAACAAAAACTACGAAACCAACAACCGGGAAATAAATCGGCAATCCACCACTATCTTTGTGTAAGCTACATAGGAGTTGTACGATTCTAAGCTTCACTGATCCCTCGATCGATAGCACATAATTAATTCTATCATactaaaatttcatccaattttaacaaatttttttttaccaaaaattGTGCTACATCCATTGCTTCATACACACATACCCGATTAAGTTGCATGATCACGAAAGTATAGCTATAATGAGTAACGATACTGTGgtataaattgaaattaacttGCTATAAAGTAAGATAACGTAATGATGGATAGAAACACTTACTAAACGGTACTAGAACATGTCGTATGACAGTTTGTTCGCAGTATAACAGTTCGGTCGAAGGAATCCTGTtcatgtaataaaatttgtgGTGAACAACATGAAACTTTAATTACCAACTAATACGCACTGATGCTAATTGATGTAACACCCAGAATGAACGGTGTTGTAGCTGGAATTTTctccaacatacacacacacgacgtATAACAGAACCATAGCTACATTCCACCCTTGTTGACCGGAATGGAACGACTTCCTGCATTCTCATTGAATATTGTGCCCGGTTGTTGATTaatcgcgtttttttttgtgttttgctagTTGCTTTGTTCCTGTATATGAATGCGAACGTTCTCGCCGCCCTTCGCATAATCCGGAGTTGTTTCATCATTCTATCCGACTATTAAATAAAGCTACACCTACGTTTCATACCGTTGTCAAACGATCCGACACAAACGTAATGGGAACGCATGGAAAAATACGTTCACGACGCGTCTCAGAGGTAAGCGAACAGGCCACCGGCAGCGCACCGCAGCACTATGCACTGTCCAAACACTAGCAGGGCAAGCAGTAAAGCAACGTTGTACCTGGGTATGCTACCGTCCCCACAGAGCTCGATCACACTTTCCTGCGGTGTAGCAAGTTAGGGGACagcaaaatatgttaataTGTAGCTGAACGAAAGTACTAAGTCGGTCGGTGTTATACACTTACGTTTGCATGTTTGTTGATGCAGGTAAGTGGTCTTCGCCTGGGGAGCGGATCGCTACGGGCCTTGTGGCAAGCGAGTGAAGCATTGTAATCGTGCTCCACCGGCCATGTCGACAGCTGTGGCACATGGGTGGGCAGTGGGCAGAGTGTGTCCAACACTAGCAGCAGTAGATTGCTGGACGGTATCGGCAACACCACGTACGGTCTGCAAAACAAGAGATGAGCACATTAGTTTccagaataaaacaaaaaaaccaatccTGATACAAGGAGGAACTTACCGTTCGCACTGGTGTGCCTCCTTCGTGTACACCGACGGATCAACGTCCATGTTGAGCTCGTACAGGGTGATCACGTGATCGCACGGCTCCGGCCGGGTACGGTTAATCAGCACCTTGTTGAACTCTGGTTCCTTGTAGCGATTCAACGTCGGATCATCGAGATCGCCCAGCTCCGGCACCACATCATACGCTCCAGTGTCGtacactgcaaaaaaaacaacattcacacattgcatacattgagGCGTTAGTCCTTTCCGATGGCACACGATGCTCACTTTCGTCGTACGCTTGGGCCAAACTAAGCAACAGCTGCATCACCACCCACACCAGATACGAAAGCGTATTGGTAAGGATCCACCAGATCAACCGAAGCGGTGTCTGCAGTACCGTGGCTAAATTGATCGAACCCTTCGGCATGAAGCAAACCGCCTGGTAGTCGTACACGGTGACATTGCGAAAGATGCTATCGTCCAGCAGGCGCTGCATGAAGGCGGGCTTCACCTCACCGAAGAATGCGCCCGTCTCCTGCAGCTGCTCGCTGATCACCACGAACCCATTGTTGTCGATCACGTAGCACTGATAGTCACCGGTAAAGCAGGTCTTCTCGCACCGCGGATCGCCGTGTCCGCACTGGCTGGTGATGTTTTTGAACAGCGTGTACAGGGCGGAATGGTGAAACTGGAAGCCGACCACCGCAACCGGCGCTTCGCGCGTCCCGTCCGTGTGGAAAATGGCATGGCTGGCGGTGACGAGTGTATCGTTCCGGTTTCCCGCATCGAACGGTACCGAGTAGACGAAGTTGTTGCGATCGCTATCGTCCTTACCGTTCTCACCGTCCGCACCCTTTCGGTTGCGATTGCTGTAGTACAGCTCTACCGCACGCTTGTACCACACCTCATCAATTGCACGGTTGTGCATTTCACTAAAGTCGGGCCTAGAAACAATTGCCAGAtacgaaaaaaacatattgatGAGCGGGTATTTTGGGCCGATGAAGAGGAGTGTTGATGCACTTACTCGGCTTGTTTCGATTCGTCCGCACCGGTGGCGTATTCCTGCCATCGTGTCAGGCCCGAGTGGGTGGCCAGAAAGGAAACGGTGATGCCGAAGCGTTGCTTGAACTCGTTTCTGAGGAATGAAACACAACGAATGCATTAGTGGGGGGTAAATATGTGAGttattcatcattttccaacACTGTAAAGTGTCTTCTTTCTTCCAGAATGCTTCAAAATACCATCACTAAATGTCGGAACACATTGACACGTTGAAGTTGTGATTGTAATTCTTCGAATTATTATTTCCGGCACttcattttcaaacgattttAAGCAAATTCTTTGCAGATTACTGAATTAAGTTAACTTTATACTCttgataaatgaaaaaagttaTGGTCTGTTTTTCTACCGATACAAAATCACAAATTCATACACTGAAATCGTAGGAGATGATACGAATTATGTCGAACATTTCAGCTTCAAGGATATACACCCGAAGCTTCGCCGTGATTCAAGTATATGCACaattatacaaaacaaacatctctGCCTCCACGATCTCGCCGTTAATTACCTTGGCAGCAAACCCATCAACACGGCAATGGGACTTGGACTGTTCCGTTTCAAACGTTACATGAATGCAATTGTACAAGAGAAAGGTGTGTTGCGGCAAGAGAGGGTGATTAGGAAACCATATACGAAACAAGGGACAAAAGAGGTTAGCGTTCATTATTTGCATTTGGTTAGAGCAAAAGGAtggaatttattgttttttgtataCACAATCAAAAGTTTATTCATTTACCCAACACCAAATGTTACCCAGAGTGATCGCAGTAGAAGTGAGCGGAAaggattggttttttttttaccaggTATATGATTAGTGTGTAAGTACGTGTGACGGCGCAAGAGTTAGAGATAAAATacaaggaaaggaaaacaggaggaaaaaagaatTGTTGTGTTAATATTGCGTTTATGTAGCGTTAAATtacaatgaaaagtaaaaaaagattcaattagctaaaatcaaataaatattagcTCCTACAGGTAAGTATAAAATGCAGGGGATGCATCACGAGGAATTtcctttgatgttttttttttaatccataGGACTTATACATACGAAAGCACAACTTGCTACTTACCCTTTTTCGTCCTTGTTTCCACCGCTCCCGCTCACGTTCTTGGAAAACCATTCCGTTACCTTGGCGTCATACACTAGCGCCTGCATCAAACCGCGATCGCCTGCAAGATCAAGAACGGGAAACGCCCGGCATGAGCGACCAAGATCAATACACATGAAACCGTGAAAATGGTaactaaagcaaaacacacggGAAACGAAATGCTAGTTTTCGAGTATCTAATCGGTGATTCAGTGacttgaaaaggaaaaaaaagaaaggtcgGTGCACTTAAGGgcttgggaaaaaaaaaccatatgaACGATCAATAGAAAACTTATTCACAGATTAAACATATCGCTGCTGGTGTGAGATTCGTGCGCAGTGCACTAGAATGTGGATTtcc
This Anopheles marshallii chromosome 3, idAnoMarsDA_429_01, whole genome shotgun sequence DNA region includes the following protein-coding sequences:
- the LOC128712010 gene encoding zinc finger CCCH domain-containing protein 18, with the protein product MKKIRRWLLLFAVIIALMVRVDGLKATSLIFGRGPATSSTTTTTSTTTAATSTTEESAEADDEAVDQGDDAATKAPLTGIPQVDYVWDPNLPRELRGYNLSNYPFLDSVPSEEDIGFTCDPKLHDGFYASIKYNCQLYHHCIHGIRYDFLCANYTAFDQKTFICHFASEVDCKNSPKYWFRNEPLYKATTTTTVKPPPTTSTTAAPTTVPTRPKPLRKPVRRRRPQVDYYYYDEDYEEDYYEERNRRRKNRPRNRRPLYDDYEDDERFERVRYRERERDRDEEEDEYEDRRPYRMKTRTRTGAERRPVLEDDRRYYDDRRRDRDRRPVADDRRRPVPLDEMEEKRPAMMSERRRVPRPTADRRPAGDDRRSFPADAESRRGSVADERKVPAKRPLYDDRRYQDEEEDDYDAPAPSSYGGGRRASDKGRQQNDVVTVKPSGSSIYDRPRAAPRINRPVPLNEKSKYAYGNSDVPNGKTSKSSTTAVPAGGAEPEYYDEYEELPARRDDKRKEADGGKPPRPSASSDVVYYDDVIVAKEDLPLRSVPGNVRKPEQTERINSRDNSELAKGSRGNMKHQQQQQPQQQIVSKPSRNVLPETVDQEEEDAEYDLPVSRPAVIARPQANLYGNFKSKKHQQPQREQPSTESASTTRGPLRSTKRPFLPSRGGNPYLARGLQPVGVGKQPLVVKSPEPEKPAPFRIDIDGTTTPQAAPGKRNQQQAPPSPVPPQQEVVNVKTLDQLYDDEYDVTLNDALNPTLKPLTRSAPQNFFRNRYVHQPDTEFVPFEPAYAPSEFRRAAVRPPTPLLYHSPVAIEAGTSSSSQRRGAHVFGTYEY